CCTGTGATGGGAGATTACTGTGGCGAGGGAGCTTGCTCCCGCTGGGGCGCGAAGCGTTCCCAAGATTTTTAGGGCTGCTGTGCAGCCCAGCGGGAGCAGCCGCCCTCACCACAAAAGCCCACCAGAACACCACAAAACGCCTCGCCATCGACCGATGCCGGGGCGTTTTGCTGTCTACGATTCAACTTGCCCCACGCCGGGCCGACAAACTGGCAATATCAACACTTCAAGATGTCGGAGATAACGGATATGTCCCTACGCACCCTGCTCACCACGCTGCTGCTGACGTGCAGTTTTTCAGTCATGGCAGCCACCGAGATCGTGCCCCTGAATTACCACACCAGCGCCGACATGCTACCCATGGCACAGGATTTCATCGGCAAGGACGGCCAGGTCAGCGCTTACGGCAACCAACTGATTGTCAACGCAGAACAGCGCAAGATCGACGAACTTAAGGCCCTTGTCGCACAACTCGACGTTGCCGCAAAGCGCCTGCTGATCACGGTCGACACCAACGAAAACAACTTCCAGGGCGACCAAGGCTACTCGGTCAACGGCGCCAAACCGAGCCAGACGCGCATCATCAATCGCAGCACCGACAGCCGCGATGGCGGCATCCAGCAGATTCAGGCCAGCGAAGGCACACCGGCGCTGATTCAGGTCGGCCAAAGCGTCCCGCTCACCAGCACTCAGACCGATTCCTATGGTGATCTGCGCAGCCAGACCGAGTACCGCAACGTCACTCAGGGCTTCTACGTCACCGCCAGCGTTACCGGCGACATCGTTCACTTGGCGATCAGTACCAACCGTGACCGCATGAGCCAGGAACGTCCAGATGTAGTGAATGTGCAAAGTACCGACACAACTGTCACGGGACGCTTGGGCGAGTGGATCACCCTGGCCGGTGTGAACCGTCAGACCCAAGCCGATAAACAGGGCCAGACCCGCAGCTACTCGACTCAGGGCCGGGATGACATGACGTTGCGGGTGAAAGTCGATACTTTGGACTAAACCACCGAAAACTGACTGATTAGTCGTATTAGACCAAAGATGTAGTGCCCGAAAAAAAGCACTACAAAACGTTTGACGATACAAAAAAGCAAAGGCATGATGGCCTCGCTCCCGCTAATCAGGGGCCCTGGCAAGGGCCTTCGAGGCGCTGCTCGCATCTACCCCGCGAGCCGCTTCGTGTCTGTACCGCCCACAAGGTGTGTTTGACGAGGTTGCCGACTGGAACGAAGTTGTCCCGAGGGACGGAAGCGTAATTAGGTAACCCGGCTCCACACTGAAGTTCGTACCAAGGCCCACGACGCCCGAATGCGCTCGCCAGTTCGCCCTTACCTGCTCACTTCCCCTCGAGCCCATCGTTCATCCCGTCGCCAATCCCGCCGAATCCGACTTGACCACCTAAGCTTCTGGTCAGCGAGCAGCCTCTTACGCCCCAATTGAATCGCGTACTTGGCAGGAGCAGGAATTTTCCACACAGACCTATGCGACGAGGTTTATCTCCATGGCACTGACACGCGAACAGCAAATTGCAGCCCTCGAAAAAGATTGGGCTGAAAACCCACGCTGGAAAGGCGTGACACGCGCTTACTCCGCTGCTGACGTCGTCCGCCTGCGTGGCTCGGTTCAACCTGAGCACACCTTTGCAAAACTGGGCGCCGAGAAGCTGTGGAACCTGGTCACCCAGGGCGCCAAGCCATCCTTCCGTCCTGATAAAGATTTCGTCAACTGCATGGGCGCCCTGACCGGCGGCCAGGCTGTACAACAAGTCAAAGCCGGTATCCAGGCGATCTACCTGTCGGGCTGGCAGGTTGCTGCGGACAACAACTCCGCCGAATCGATGTACCCGGACCAGTCGCTGTACCCGGTGGACTCGGTTCCAACCGTGGTCAAGCGCATCAACAACTCGTTCCGTCGTGCCGACCAGATCCAGTGGAAAGCCGGCAAAGGCCCGGGCGACGAAGGTTACATCGACTACTTCGCACCGATCGTGGCTGACGCTGAAGCCGGTTTCGGCGGCGTTCTGAACGCTTACGAGCTGATGAAGAGCATGATCGAAGCAGGCGCCGCCGGCGTTCACTTCGAAGACCAACTGGCTTCCGTGAAAAAATGCGGCCACATGGGCGGCAAAGTACTGGTTCCTACCCAGGAAGCTGTACAGAAGCTGACCGCTGCTCGTCTGGCAGCTGACGTTGCTGGCACACCGACCATCATTTTGGCTCGTACCGACGCTAACGCGGCTGACCTGCTGACTTCCGATTGCGACCCATACGACCAGCCGTTCGTGACTGGCGAACGTACTCAGGAAGGCTTCTACAAAGTACGCGCCGGCCTGGACCAGGCGATCGCTCGCGGCCTGGCTTACGCTCCGTACGCCGACCTGATCTGGTGCGAAACCGCCAAGCCGGACCTGGACGAAGCTCGTCGTTTCGCTGAAGCGATCAAAAAGGAATACCCGGACCAACTGCTGTCGTACAACTGCTCGCCTTCCTTCAACTGGAAGAAAAACCTGGACGACGCGACCATCGCCAAGTTCCAGCGCGAACTGTCCGCCATGGGTTACAAGCACCAGTTCATCACCCTGGCCGGCATTCACAACATGTGGCACAGCATGTTCAACCTGGCGCACGACTACGCCCGCAACGACATGACTGCCTACGTGAAACTGCAAGAGCAAGAGTTCGCTGACGCTTCGAAGGGCTACACCTTCGTGGCTCACCAGCAGGAAGTGGGCACCGGCTACTTCGACGACATGACCACCGTGATTCAAGGTGGCACGTCTTCGGTAACCGCCCTGACCGGTTCGACCGAAGAAGAACAGTTCCACTGATCCGATTCGCCTGAGCAAACGGCCGTTGCGGACCGAATAGAAAGCTAACCGCAACGTCGCACATCTGACGCCCCGACTGGTTCGGGGCGTTTTTTTGCCTGCATTTTTTGAAACACCACCGCCCCCCCCGTAGGAGCGAGGCTTGCCCGCGAAGAACGATGACGCGGTAAGTCTGAAGCACCGCGGCGTATTCTTCGCGGGCAAGCCTCGCTCCTACGGGGGAACGCGTGCAGCCAAAAACCTTGATTCAGAGCAGTTTCAAGATCAGGAAAGCAGGGTAAAACAACCCCGCCCGCTACTTGTAGTAACGCGCATATAAGACAACTTCCCCGCCCCAACCTGGATAACCAGTTTAAAAACCATCGCAAACAATAATGATTGTCATTTGGCGGCAACTATGTTCGTTACATTCCCTACAAAACAATATTGATGAAAACCCGGCTAATGCCCGCAACGCATGGGCTGCGTGGCTTTGGAGGTGCGCTATGTCCTTATTCCTGTAAATAATTTCGCTATAGGAATTTTACTTGCACGGTGTTGTGCCATAAAATCAGCGGGATTGATTGCTGCGACATATCGTCACTGCGTTGTTTCTTTTTCAAGCTCAGAGACCTTTGCTCTCTGTTAAGGATTTCCAGCATGCCCGAAGCGACAGGACTCATGGCCCACAACTGGGGCTTTGCCATTTTCCTTCTGGGCGTTGTCGGCCTCTGCGCCTTCATGCTCGGCGTCTCCAGCCTCCTCGGGTCAAAAGCCTGGGGCCGCAGCAAAAACGAACCGTTCGAGTCAGGCATGCTACCTACAGGTGGCGCCCGCTTGCGGCTCTCAGCCAAATTCTATCTGGTCGCGATGCTCTTCGTGATCTTCGATATCGAAGCCCTCTTTCTCTTTGCCTGGTCTGTGTCCGTCCGCGAAAGCGGCTGGACCGGATTCGTCGAAGCTCTCGTTTTCATAGCAATTCTGTTGGCAGGTCTTGTCTACCTGTTCCGAGTGGGCGCCCTTGACTGGGCTCCGGAAGCTCGTCGCAAGCGGCAGGCGAAGCTGAAACAATGAGGCTTTGGCAATGCAATACAATCTCACCAGGATCGACCCCGATGCTCCTAACGAGCAGTATCCGATTGGCGAACGGGAAACCGTTTCCGATCCGTTAGAAGATCAAGTCCACAAAAACATCTTCATGGGCAAGCTCGAAGACGTGCTTAACGGCACAGTCAACTGGGGGCGCAAGAACTCCCTGTGGCCGTATAACTTCGGTCTTTCGTGCTGCTACGTGGAAATGACCACCGCCTTCACGGCGCCCCACGACATCGCGCGCTTTGGCGCCGAGGTTATCCGGGCATCGCCGCGTCAGGCGGATTTCATGGTTATCGCTGGTACCTGCTTCATCAAGATGGCGCCGATCATTCAGCGTCTCTACGAGCAAATGCTCGAACCTAAATGGGTTATCTCCATGGGTTCGTGCGCCAACTCCGGTGGCATGTACGACATCTACTCCGTCGTTCAAGGGGTGGACAAGTTCCTGCCCGTGGACGTCTACGTGCCTGGCTGCCCGCCCCGCCCTGAAGCTTTTTTGCAAGGCTTGATGCTCTTGCAAGAGTCGATTGGACAGGAGCGTCGTCCGCTTTCCTGGGTCGTCGGTGATCAAGGCGTGTACCGCGCCGAGATGCCTTCGCAAAAGGAACAGCGCCGCGAACAGCGAATCGCAGTCACCAACCTGCGCAGCCCCGACGAAGTCTGATCCAGCTCTGCTTCTTTAATAGAACGAGAAACTGGCTTCATTCTTTACGTTGACCGAAAGCGATAAATAACCATGACTACAGGCAGTGCTCTGTACATCCCGCCTTATAAGGCAGACGACCAGGATGTGGTCGTCGAACTGAACAACCGTTTTGGCCCCGAGGCGTTCACCGCCCAGCCTACCCGCACCGGCATGCCGGTGCTTTGGGTTGCCCGTGCCAAACTCGTCGAAGTCCTGACCTTCCTGCGCAACCTGCCCAAGCCGTACGTCATGCTCTATGACCTGCACGGCGTGGACGAGCGTCTGCGCACCAAGCGTCAAGGGCTGCCAAACGGCGCCGACTTCACTGTGTTCTATCACTTGATGTCGATCGAACGTAATAGTGACGTCATGATCAAGGTCGCCTTGTCCGAGAGCGACCTTAGCGTGCCGACCGTGACCGGTATCTGGCCGAACGCCAACTGGTACGAGCGTGAAGTGTGGGACATGTACGGCATCAACTTTGCCGGTCACCCGCACCTGACCCGCATCATGATGCCGCCGACCTGGGAAGGTCACCCACTGCGCAAGGACTTCCCGGCCCGTGCCACCGAGTTCGATCCGTTCAGCCTCACCCTGGCCAAGCAACAGCTTGAGGAAGAAGCCGCGCGCTTCAAGCCTGAAGACTGGGGCATGAAGCGTTCCGGGGCGAACGAGGACTACATGTTCCTCAACCTCGGTCCTAACCACCCTTCTGCGCACGGTGCGTTCCGCATCATCTTGCAGCTGGACGGTGAAGAGATCGTCGACTGCGTGCCGGACGTCGGTTACCACCACCGTGGTGCCGAGAAGATGGCCGAGCGTCAGTCCTGGCACAGTTTCATTCCGTACACCGACCGTATCGACTACCTCGGCGGCGTGATGAACAACCTGCCGTACGTGCTCTCGGTCGAGAAGCTGGCCGGCATCAAGGTGCCCGAGAAGGTCGACGTCATCCGCATCATGATGGCCGAGTTCTTCCGGATCACCAGCCACCTGCTGTTCCTGGGGACTTACATCCAGGACGTCGGCGCCATGACCCCGGTGTTCTTCACGTTCACCGACCGTCAGAAGGCGTACACGGTGATCGAAGCCATTACCGGTTTCCGTCTGCACCCGGCCTGGTACCGCATCGGCGGCGTCGCTCACGACCTGCCGCGCGGCTGGGAAAAACTGGTGAAAGACTTCGTCGAGTGGATGCCAAAGCGCCTGGACGAATACCAGAAAGCCGCGCTGGACAACAGCATCCTCAAAGGCCGGACCATCGGTGTCGCCGCCTACAACACCAAAGAAGCCTTCGAATGGGGCGTCACTGGTGCAGGCTTGCGTTCGACCGGTTGCGACTTCGACCTGCGCAAAGCGCGCCCGTACTCCGGTTACGAGAACTTCGAATTCGAAGTGCCGCTGGCCGTCAATGGCGATGCCTACGATCGTTGCATCGTGCGCGTCGAAGAAATGCGCCAGAGCATCAAGATCATCGAGCAGTGCATGCGCAACATGCCGGAAGGCCCGTACAAGGCGGATCACCCGCTGACCACGCCGCCACCGAAAGAACGCACGCTGCAGCACATCGAGACCCTGATCACGCACTTCCTGCAAGTTTCGTGGGGCCCGGTCATGCCGGCCAACGAATCCTTCCAGATGATCGAAGCGACCAAGGGCATCAACAGTTATTACCTGACGAGCGATGGCGGCACCATGAGCTACCGCACCCGGATTCGCACCCCAAGCTTCCCGCACCTGCAGCAGATCCCTTCGGTGATCAAAGGCAGCATGGTCGCGGACTTGATCGCGTACCTGGGTAGTATCGATTTCGTTATGGCCGACGTGGACCGCTAAGCATGAACAGCACGCTTATCCAGACAGACCGTTTCACCTTGAGTGAAACCGAGCGCTCGGCCATCGAGCACGAGCTGCATCACTACGAAGACCCGCGCGCGGCGTCGATCGAAGCCCTGAAGATCGTCCAGAAGGAACGTGGCTGGGTGCCTGACGGCGCGCTCTACGCCATCGGCGAGATCCTCGGCATCCCGGCGAGCGACGTTGAAGGCGTGGCGACGTTCTATAGCCAGATCTTCCGTCAGCCAGTGGGCCGTCACATCATTCGCGTCTGCGACAGCATGGTCTGCTACATCGGCGGCCATGAATCGGTGGTCAGCGAAATCCAGAGCAATCTGGGTATCGGCCTGGGTCAGACCACCGCCGACGGTCGTTTCACCCTGCTGCCGGTCTGCTGCCTCGGCAACTGTGACAAGGCGCCGGCGTTGATGATCGACGACGACACTTTCGGCGATGTGCAGCCTGCCGGCGTTGCCAAATTGCTCGAGGGCTACGTATGACCCTGACTTCCTTCGGTCCAGCCAACCGCATCAAGCGTTCGGCCGAGACTCACCCGCTGACCTGGCGTCTGCGCGACGACGGCGAAGCTGTCTGGCTCGACGAGTACCAGGCCAAGAACGGTTACGCGGCAGCGCGCAAAGCGTTCGCTGACATGGCTCAGGACGACATCGTCCAGACCGTGAAAGACGCCGGCCTTAAAGGTCGCGGCGGTGCAGGCTTCCCCACGGGCGTGAAGTGGGGCCTGATGCCCAAAGACGAATCCATCAACATCCGCTACCTGCTGTGCAACGCGGACGAGATGGAACCGAACACCTGGAAAGACCGCATGCTGATGGAGCAACTGCCCCATCTGCTGATCGAAGGCATGCTGATCAGTGCTCGCGCGCTGAAAACCTACCGTGGCTACATTTTCCTGCGTGGCGAATACACCACCGCCGCCAAGCACCTCAACCGTGCCGTGGAAGAAGCCAAGGCAGCCGGTCTGCTGGGCAAGAACATCCTGGGCAGCGGCTTCGATTTCGAGCTGTTCGTCCACACCGGCGCCGGGCGTTACATCTGCGGTGAAGAAACCGCACTGATCAACTCCCTGGAAGGCCGTCGCGCCAACCCGCGCTCCAAGCCGCCCTTCCCTGCCGCCGTTGGCGTGTGGGGCAAGCCAACTTGCGTGAACAACGTTGAAACCCTGTGCAACGTGCCGGCGATCATTGCCGACGGCGTGGACTGGTACAAATCGTTGGCCCGCGAAGGCAGCGAAGACATGGGCACCAAGCTCATGGGCTTCTCCGGCAAGGTCAAGAACCCGGGCCTGTGGGAATTGCCGTTCGGCGTCACCGGTCGCGAGTTGTTCGAAGACTACGCCGGCGGCATGCGCGATGGCTTCAAGCTCAAGTGCTGGCAGCCAGGCGGCGCCGGTACCGGTTTCCTGTTGCCGGAACACCTGGACGCACAAATGTACGCCGGCGGCATCGCCAAAGTGGGCACCCGTATGGGTACCGGCCTGGCCATGGCGGTGGACGACAGCGTCAACATGGTGTCCCTGCTGCGCAACATGGAAGAGTTCTTCTCCCGTGAATCGTGCGGTTTCTGCACCCCGTGCCGTGACGGTTTGCCGTGGAGCGTCAAGCTTCTGCGCGCCATCGAAAACGGTGAAGGGCAAGCCGGCGATATCGAGACCCTGCTGGGTCTGGTCGGTTTCCTCGGCCCAGGCAAGACCTTCTGTGCTCACGCACCGGGCGCCGTGGAGCCGTTGGGCAGCGCAATCAAATACTTCCGCCACGAGTTCGAAGCCGGCATCGCGCCCACCAGCGCCGTCGTCCCGCCTCTGGCAAGGCCGATCGTAGTCGGCGCGTAAACGCTTAAAAAAGCGAAGGGTCCGTGCCCTTCGCTTTGTCGTGTGATGACGCCGTAAACGGCTGTGTTGATTCACGCGAATAACAAGATTCCATTAGCCACGCCCGCTGACACCGGGCCAACGAAGAACTTTGAACCATGGCCACTATCCACGTAGACGGCAAAGAGCTCGAAGTCGATGGGGCAGACAACCTGTTACAGGCATGTCTGTCGCTAGGCCTCGATATCCCTTATTTCTGCTGGCACCCAGCCCTAGGCAGCGTTGGCGCTTGCCGCCAGTGCGCGGTCAAGCAGTACACCGACGAGAACGACAAGCGTGGTCGGATCGTCATGTCCTGCATGACCCCCGCCACCGACGGCAGCTGGATCTCCATCGACGACGAAGAAGCGAAAGTGTTTCGCGCCAGCGTCGTCGAATGGCTGATGACCAACCACCCTCACGACTGCCCGGTCTGTGAAGAAGGCGGTCACTGCCACCTGCAAGACATGACCGTGATGACCGGCCACAACGAGCGCCGTTATCGCTTCACCAAGCGCACTCACCAGAACCAGCAACTGGGCCCGTTCATTTCCCACGAAATGAACCGCTGCATCGCTTGCTACCGCTGCGTGCGCTTCTACAAGGATTACGCCGGCGGCACCGACCTCGGTGTGTTCGGCGCCCACGACAACGTGTACTTCGGTCGCGTTGAAGACGGCACCCTGGAAAGCGAGTTCTCCGGCAACCTCACCGAGGTCTGCCCGACCGGTGTGTTCACCGACAAGACTCACTCCGAGCGCTACAACCGCAAGTGGGACATGCAGTTCTCGCCGAGCATCTGCCATGGCTGCTCCAGCGGTTGCAACATCTCCCCGGGCGAGCGCTACGGTGAACTGCGTCGTATCGAAAACCGCTTCAACGGTTCGGTCAACCAGTACTTCCTGTGCGACCGTGGCCGTTTCGGCTATGGCTACGTCAACCGCGAAGACCGCCCGCGTCAGCCATTGCTGGCCAACGGCGCCAAGCTGGGCCTGGACGAAGCGCTGGATAAAGCCGCCGACCTGCTGCGTGGTCGCAACATTGTCGGTATCGGTTCGCCACGTGCCAGCCTCGAAAGCAACTACGCGTTGCGCGAACTGGTCGGCGCCGAGCACTTCTACTCCGGTATCGAAGCCGCCGAGCTGGAACGCATTCGCCTGGTCATGCAGGTGTTGAAAGACAGCCCGCTGCCGATCCCGAACATGCGCGACATCGAAGACCACGATGCGATTTTCGTCCTCGGCGAAGACCTGACCCAGACCGCTGCACGTATGGCCCTGTCCCTGCGTCAATCGGTCAAAGGCAAAGCCGAAGACATGGCCGATGCCATGCGCGTTCAGCCTTGGCTCGACGCGGCAGTGAAGAACATCGGTCAGCACGCGCTGAACCCGCTGTTCATCGCCAGCCTGGCTGAAACCAAGCTCGACGACATCGCTGAAGAATGCGTTCACGCCGCTCCAGACGACCTGGCGCGCATCGGTTTCGCCGTGGCTCACGCCCTCGACGCCAGCGCCCCGGCGGTTGAAGGCCTCGATGCTGAAGCCCTCGAACTGGCCAAGCGCATCGCCGACGCCCTGCTCGCGGCCAAGCGCCCGCTGATCATTGCCGGCACTTCCCTGGGCTCCAAAGCCCTGATCGAAGCCGCCGCCAACATCGCCAAAGCCTTGAAGCTGCGCGAGAAGAACGGTTCCATCAGCCTGATCGTGCCAGAGGCCAACAGCCTCGGCCTGGCCATGCTCGGTGGTGACTCGGTCGACGCAGCGCTGCAAGCGGTGATCGACGGCAAGGCCGACGCCCTCGTCGTGCTGGAAAACGATCTGTACACCCGCACCGACAAAGCCAAGGTTGATGCTGCCCTGACCGCCGCGAAAGTGGTGATCGTTGCAGACCATCAGAAAACCGCCACCAGCGATCGCGCGCACCTGGTTCTGCCAGCGGCCAGCTTCGCTGAAGGCGACGGTACGTTGGTCAGCCAGGAAGGTCGCGCCCAGCGCTTCTTCCAGGTGTTCGACCCGACTTACCTCGACGCGAGCATCCTGGTTCACGAAGGCTGGCGCTGGCTGCATGCCCTGCGCGCCACCCTGTTGAACCAGCCGATCGACTGGACCCAACTGGACCACGTCACCGCCGCCGTCGCCGCCAGCACACCGCAACTGGCGGGCATCGTCGACGCTGCGCCGTCCGCCGCGTTCCGCATCAAAGGCCTGAAACTGGCTCGCGAACCGCTGCGTTACTCCGGCCGTACCGCCATGCGCGCCGACATCAGCGTGCACGAACCGCGTACTTCCCAGGACATCGACACCGCGTTCTCCTTCTCCATGGAAGGTTACTCGGGCTCGGTCGAACCGCGTCAGCAAGTGCCATTCGCCTGGTCTCCGGGCTGGAACTCGCCGCAAGCCTGGAACAAGTTCCAGGACGAAGTCGGTGGTCACATCCGCGCTGGCGACCCGGGCACCCGCCTGATCGAAAGCACCGGTGATTCGCTGAACTGGTTCGCGGCTGTTCCACGTGCATTCAACCCGGCGCCGGGCACCTGGCAGGTTGTGCCGTTCTTCCACCTGTTCGGCAGCGAAGAGACCTCTTCCAAAGCCGCGCCGGTTCAGGAACGCATCCCGGCCGCTTACGTGTCGCTGGCCAAATCCGAAGCCGATCGCCTGGGTGTCAATGACGGCGCCCTGCTCAGCTTGAACGTGGCCGGCCAGACCTTGCGTCTGCCGCTGCGCATCAACGAAGAGCTGGGTGCCGGTCTGGTCGCACTGCCGGCCGGTATCGCCGGCATTCCGCCAGCGATCTTTGGCAAAACCGTTGACGGTCTGCAGGAGGCAGCTCAATGACCTGGTTCACGCCTGAAGTGATTGACGTGATCATCGCGGTCCTCAAGGCCATCGTGATTCTGCTCGCCGTGGTGGTGTGCGGCGCGCTGCTGAGCTGGGTCGAGCGTCGTCTGCTCGCCCTCTGGCAGGACCGTTACGGTCCGAACCGCGTCGGCCCGTTCGGCGCATTCCAGATTGCAGCCGACATGATCAAGATGTTCTTCAAGGAAGACTGGACGCCACCGTTCGCCGACAAGGTGATCTTCACCCTGGCACCGGTCGTGGCCATGAGCGCCTTGCTGATTGCCTTCGCGATCATCCCGATCACCCCGACCTGGGGTGTGGCGGACATCAACATCGGCATCCTGTTCTTCTTCGCCATGGCCGGTCTGTCGGTCTACGCGGTGCTGTTTGCCGGCTGGTCCAGTAACAACAAGTTCGCCCTGCTGGGCAGCTTGCGGGCCTCGGCGCAAACCGTGTCGTACGAAGTGTTCATGGGCCTGTCGCTGATGGGCATCGTGATCCAGGTCGGCTCGTTCAACATGCGCGACATCGTTGAATACCAGGCGCAGAACCTGTGGTTCGTGATTCCGCAGATCTTCGGTTTCCTGACCTTCTTCATCGCCGGCGTCGCCGTAACTCACCGTCACCCGTTCGACCAGCCGGAAGCGGAGCAGGAACTGGCCGACGGTTACCACATTGAATATGCCGGCATGAAATGGGGCATGTTCTTCGTCGGCGAGTACATCGGCATCGTGTTGATTTCGGCGCTGCTGGTGACCTTGTTCTTCGGTGGCTGGCACGGTCCGTTCGGCATTCTGCCGCAGATCCCGTTCATCTGGTTCGCGCTCAAAACCGCGTTCTTCATCATGTTCTTCATCCTGCTGCGCGCCTCGATCCCGCGCCCACGGTATGACCAAGTGATGGATTTCAGCTGGAAGTTCTGCCTGCCGCTGACCCTCGTCAACATGCTGGTGACCGCTGCGATCGTGTTGCTCAACACGCCCGCCGTCGCGGCTCAGTGAGGATAGAGAATCATGAAGTACATATTTGACATCGTGCATGGCTTCTTCACCCAGCTTCGCAGCCTGGTGATGATCTTCGGCCATGCCTTCCGCAAGCGCGACACGCTGCAGTACCCGGAAGAAGCCGTGTACCTGCCGCCGCGCTTTCGTGGCCGTATCGTCCTGACCCGCGACCCTGATGGCGAAGAGCGTTGTGTCGCCTGCAACCTGTGCGCCGTGGCGTGCCCGGTTGGCTGCATCTCGCTGCAGAAAGCTGAAACCGAAGACGGTCGCTGGTACCCGGACTTCTTCCGCATCAACTTCTCGCGCTGCATTTTCTGCGGCCTCTGCGAGGAAGCCTGCCCGACCACCGCGATCCAGCTGACACCGGATTTCGAGATGGCCGAGTTCAAACGTCAGGACCTGGTTTACGAGAAAGAAGATCTGCTGATCTCCGGCCCCGGTAAAAACCCTGATTACAACTTCTATCGTGTTGCAGGTATGGCGATTGCCGGGAAGCCTAAAGGCTCCGCGCAGAATGAAGCCCAGCCGATCAACGTGAAGAGCTTGCTGCCTTAAGGAAGAAAGATGGAATTCGCTTTCTATTTCGCATCGGGTATCGCTGTGGTGTCCACGCTTCGCGTGATCACCAACACTAACCCTGTGCACGCCCTGCTCTACCTGATCATTTCGCTGATCGCCGTGGCCATGACGTTCTTCGCCCTCGGCGCACCGTTTGCCGGTGTGCTGGAAGTGATCGCCTACGCTGGCGCCATCATGGTGCTGTTCGTGTTCGTGGTGATGATGCTGAACCTGGGCCCGGCCTCGGTTCAGCAAGAGCGCGTCTGGCTCAAGCCCGGCATCTGGCTCGGACCGGTCGCCCTCGGCACCCTGCTGCTGGTTGAACTGTTGTACGTACTGTTCAGCGACGCCAG
This region of Pseudomonas mandelii genomic DNA includes:
- the nuoH gene encoding NADH-quinone oxidoreductase subunit NuoH, which produces MTWFTPEVIDVIIAVLKAIVILLAVVVCGALLSWVERRLLALWQDRYGPNRVGPFGAFQIAADMIKMFFKEDWTPPFADKVIFTLAPVVAMSALLIAFAIIPITPTWGVADINIGILFFFAMAGLSVYAVLFAGWSSNNKFALLGSLRASAQTVSYEVFMGLSLMGIVIQVGSFNMRDIVEYQAQNLWFVIPQIFGFLTFFIAGVAVTHRHPFDQPEAEQELADGYHIEYAGMKWGMFFVGEYIGIVLISALLVTLFFGGWHGPFGILPQIPFIWFALKTAFFIMFFILLRASIPRPRYDQVMDFSWKFCLPLTLVNMLVTAAIVLLNTPAVAAQ
- the nuoI gene encoding NADH-quinone oxidoreductase subunit NuoI → MKYIFDIVHGFFTQLRSLVMIFGHAFRKRDTLQYPEEAVYLPPRFRGRIVLTRDPDGEERCVACNLCAVACPVGCISLQKAETEDGRWYPDFFRINFSRCIFCGLCEEACPTTAIQLTPDFEMAEFKRQDLVYEKEDLLISGPGKNPDYNFYRVAGMAIAGKPKGSAQNEAQPINVKSLLP
- the nuoJ gene encoding NADH-quinone oxidoreductase subunit J; the protein is MEFAFYFASGIAVVSTLRVITNTNPVHALLYLIISLIAVAMTFFALGAPFAGVLEVIAYAGAIMVLFVFVVMMLNLGPASVQQERVWLKPGIWLGPVALGTLLLVELLYVLFSDASGQAIGHTTVDAKAVGISLFGPYLLVVELASMLLLAAAVTAFHLGRNEAKEQ
- the nuoG gene encoding NADH-quinone oxidoreductase subunit NuoG; this encodes MATIHVDGKELEVDGADNLLQACLSLGLDIPYFCWHPALGSVGACRQCAVKQYTDENDKRGRIVMSCMTPATDGSWISIDDEEAKVFRASVVEWLMTNHPHDCPVCEEGGHCHLQDMTVMTGHNERRYRFTKRTHQNQQLGPFISHEMNRCIACYRCVRFYKDYAGGTDLGVFGAHDNVYFGRVEDGTLESEFSGNLTEVCPTGVFTDKTHSERYNRKWDMQFSPSICHGCSSGCNISPGERYGELRRIENRFNGSVNQYFLCDRGRFGYGYVNREDRPRQPLLANGAKLGLDEALDKAADLLRGRNIVGIGSPRASLESNYALRELVGAEHFYSGIEAAELERIRLVMQVLKDSPLPIPNMRDIEDHDAIFVLGEDLTQTAARMALSLRQSVKGKAEDMADAMRVQPWLDAAVKNIGQHALNPLFIASLAETKLDDIAEECVHAAPDDLARIGFAVAHALDASAPAVEGLDAEALELAKRIADALLAAKRPLIIAGTSLGSKALIEAAANIAKALKLREKNGSISLIVPEANSLGLAMLGGDSVDAALQAVIDGKADALVVLENDLYTRTDKAKVDAALTAAKVVIVADHQKTATSDRAHLVLPAASFAEGDGTLVSQEGRAQRFFQVFDPTYLDASILVHEGWRWLHALRATLLNQPIDWTQLDHVTAAVAASTPQLAGIVDAAPSAAFRIKGLKLAREPLRYSGRTAMRADISVHEPRTSQDIDTAFSFSMEGYSGSVEPRQQVPFAWSPGWNSPQAWNKFQDEVGGHIRAGDPGTRLIESTGDSLNWFAAVPRAFNPAPGTWQVVPFFHLFGSEETSSKAAPVQERIPAAYVSLAKSEADRLGVNDGALLSLNVAGQTLRLPLRINEELGAGLVALPAGIAGIPPAIFGKTVDGLQEAAQ